A DNA window from Arachis duranensis cultivar V14167 chromosome 3, aradu.V14167.gnm2.J7QH, whole genome shotgun sequence contains the following coding sequences:
- the LOC107477238 gene encoding pathogenesis-related protein 1B, whose protein sequence is MGRLHIVAVVTSFITVIPLCLLAQNSPQDYLEVHNIARAEVGVNPLLWDNELASQANTFLSKHIVDCLDRVSISPHPMYGQNSLSSPSKSFTGAFAVAWWVAQKQNYDYRSNTCIGNPANCVTYTQVVSKSSTYVGCARANCLNGGTLVICYYHPPGNILGTRPY, encoded by the coding sequence atggGGAGGTTGCATATTGTGGCGGTAGTAACAAGTTTTATAACGGTAATCCCATTATGTTTATTGGCACAAAACTCTCCACAAGACTATCTTGAAGTTCACAATATTGCACGTGCAGAAGTTGGGGTTAATCCTCTGTTGTGGGATAATGAGTTGGCATCACAGGCCAACACGTTTTTGAGTAAACACATTGTGGATTGCCTTGATAGGGTATCTATATCCCCTCATCCTATGTACGGTCAAAACAGTTTGAGTAGTCCATCCAAAAGCTTTACAGGAGCATTTGCTGTGGCATGGTGGGTGgcacaaaaacaaaattacgACTACAGATCCAACACTTGCATTGGTAACCCTGCTAATTGTGTTACCTACACTCAAGTTGTTTCCAAGTCATCTACTTATGTAGGATGTGCTAGAGCCAATTGTCTTAATGGTGGAACTCTTGTTATTTGTTACTATCACCCTCCAGGCAACATCTTAGGTACTCGCCCCtactaa
- the LOC107477224 gene encoding pathogenesis-related protein 1B, whose translation MGRLPILAVLTSFVNILPLCLLAQNSPQDYLKVHNAARAIVGVEPLVWDSELESYANKLLSRHTVDCLRVEQIQYTLYGRNFASYDSSLENFSGADAVASWVEQRQNYDYKSNSCIDGTPTCLTYIQVVSKASTHLGCARVKCINGDTLVGCYYHPAPIAGQRPY comes from the coding sequence ATGGGAAGGTTGCCGATTTTGGCAGTGTTAACAAGTTTTGTAAACATACTTCCATTATGTTTGTTGGCTCAAAACTCTCCACAAGACTATCTTAAAGTTCACAATGCTGCACGTGCAATAGTTGGAGTTGAACCTTTAGTATGGGACTCTGAGTTAGAATCATATGCTAACAAATTATTGAGTAGGCATACTGTAGACTGTTTGAGGGTGGAACAGATTCAGTATACTCTCTATGGCCGGAACTTTGCATCATATGATTCCTCATTGGAAAACTTTTCAGGTGCAGATGCCGTGGCATCATGGGTGGAACAGAGACAAAATTATGATTACAAATCCAACTCTTGCATTGATGGTACCCCTACATGTCTTACCTACATTCAGGTTGTTTCCAAGGCATCTACTCATTTAGGGTGTGCTAGAGTCAAGTGCATCAATGGAGACACTCTGGTTGGGTGTTATTATCACCCTGCTCCTATTGCAGGTCAACGCCCCTACTGA
- the LOC107477160 gene encoding alkane hydroxylase MAH1-like encodes MMSLLEFVIVFVAILLFFFIHLWRCNRNTPLTYWPLIGMLPGILCNLPNIHDHLTSVLKHHGGTFKFRGPWLTNINFVLTSDPMNVHHITSKNFGNYGKGSEFHEIFEILGDGIFNSDSHKWKYNRDILQLLFRQNVFKNVVQKVSHKKLESCLIPLLNHASESGTVVDLQDMFQRLTFDSICSIVLGFDPKCLPNNPTEFQEVAFEKAFNKMEDTIFYRHIVPRCLWKLQKRLQIGQEKNSNESQQIVDQFLHQCISSRNEEQSGVNCAKDDESNFDMLKALVEERGIGQINDKFLKDTAINLLAAGRDTISACLSWFFWLVSTHPFVEAKILEEIKEKLRTNDENWLASGVEDLNKLVYLHGALCETLRLFPPVPFEHKCAIKSDILPSGDCVSPNTMIYYSLYSMGRMEQTWGKDCLEFKPERWVSEKGINIHIPSYKFIAFNAGPRSCLGKSISFIQMKIIAIALLWNFQFQVVEGHNVCPSVSVVLHMKHGLKVNVTKRSI; translated from the coding sequence ATGATGAGCTTGCTTGAGTTTGTTATTGTATTTGTAGCCattctcttattctttttcatCCATCTTTGGAGGTGCAATAGAAATACCCCCCTCACATATTGGCCCTTAATTGGTATGCTACCAGGGATTTTGTGTAATTTGCCCAATATCCATGATCACCTTACCTCAGTCTTGAAACACCATGGAGGTACTTTTAAGTTTAGAGGACCTTGGCTCACAAACATTAACTTTGTCCTCACCAGTGATCCTATGAACGTGCACCACATTACAAGCAAGAACTTTGGCAACTATGGCAAAGGTTCTGAGTTCCACGAGATTTTTGAGATTTTGGGAGACGGAATATTCAATTCTGACTCCCATAAATGGAAGTACAACAGAGATATACTGCAATTATTGTTCAGACAAAACGTCTTCAAGAATGTTGTTCAAAAAGTTAGTCATAAGAAGCTGGAGAGTTGCTTGATTCCACTTCTCAATCATGCTTCAGAATCAGGAACTGTTGTGGACTTGCAAGACATGTTTCAGAGGTTAACCTTTGACAGCATATGCTCCATAGTGTTGGGATTCGATCCTAAATGCCTTCCCAACAATCCCACTGAATTCCAAGAGGTTGCTTTTGAGAAAGCTTTCAACAAAATGGAAGATACAATCTTCTACAGACACATTGTCCCAAGGTGTTTGTGGAAGCTACAAAAACGGCTTCAAATTGGACAAGAGAAGAACTCCAATGAATCCCAACAAATTGTTGACCAATTCTTGCACCAATGTATATCATCAAGAAATGAAGAGCAAAGCGGAGTCAATTGCGCGAAAGATGATGAATCAAACTTTGATATGCTAAAAGCTCTTGTGGAGGAACGAGGAATCGGACAAATAAACGACAAGTTTCTAAAAGACACGGCGATTAATCTCCTTGCAGCAGGCAGGGACACAATTAGTGCATGTCTTAGTTGGTTCTTTTGGCTTGTTTCAACTCATCCTTTTGTTGAAGCTAAGATCCTtgaagaaatcaaagaaaagtTGAGAACCAATGATGAGAATTGGCTTGCTTCAGGGGTGGAAGATCTTAACAAGCTAGTTTACCTGCATGGAGCTCTATGTGAAACTCTGAGGCTCTTCCCTCCAGTGCCATTTGAGCACAAATGTGCCATCAAATCTGATATACTTCCAAGTGGAGATTGTGTTAGTCCAAATACTATGATCTATTACTCTCTGTACTCAATGGGAAGAATGGAACAAACATGGGGAAAAGATTGCTTGGAATTCAAGCCAGAAAGGTGGGTTTCAGAAAAAGGAATCAATATACACATACCATCATACAAGTTCATAGCTTTTAATGCAGGCCCAAGAAGTTGTTTGGGAAAAAGTATAAGCTTCATTCAGATGAAGATCATTGCCATTGCTTTGCTGTGGAACTTTCAGTTTCAGGTGGTAGAAGGCCATAATGTTTGTCCAAGTGTTTCTGTTGTCCTTCACATGAAACATGGCTTGAAGGTCAATGTTACTAAAAGAAGCATTTGA